From one Montipora capricornis isolate CH-2021 chromosome 10, ASM3666992v2, whole genome shotgun sequence genomic stretch:
- the LOC138020174 gene encoding uncharacterized protein — translation MLPNNYTVALRRLTTTIKKLKNQPEILKQYDGGIREQLHNGVVEMVPQDQIPPPGDVHYLPHRTVVRLDRDTTKVRVVYDASSKVFGPSLNDCLHIGPSLNPLLFDILLRFRVHEVALTADIEKAFLNIEIDPEHWDFVRFLWVEDLNKESPEVMVLRFARVVFGVNSSPFILNATIRHHLNTCLTVDSALARELLKSLYVDDYVSGNGDVDSAFKLAKKIKLCLKSGGFNIRKWSSNSESLLKSLEQDEAFSDDFEKSNGPRVEEEKDESISKSVFKQSTEKEQKVLGMLWNPTQDKLIYDLNKTLRDVDAQPATRRLILSTATRFFDPLGLIAPVILPFKMMFQKLCKAGKDWDELVDAELNHQ, via the coding sequence ATGTTACCAAACAATTATACAGTGGCATTGCGTAGACTGACAACAACAATCAAGAAGCTCAAGAACCAACCAGAAATTCTGAAGCAGTATGATGGTGGGATTAGAGAGCAACTGCACAATGGTGTGGTTGAAATGGTACCACAAGATCAAATACCACCGCCTGGAGATGTCCACTATCTTCCACACAGGACAgtagtgagacttgacagagaTACAACTAAGGTGAGAGTTGTATACGATGCCTCATCTAAAGTGTTTGGGCCTAGTTTAAATGACTGTCTGCACATTGGACCTTCTCTTAATCCCTTGTTATTTGACATTTTGCTGAGGTTCAGAGTCCATGAAGTTGCCCTAACTGCAGACATTGAGAAGGCGTTTTTGAACATTGAGATTGATCCTGAACACTGGGACTTTGTGAGATTTTTATGGGTTGAAGATCTGAATAAGGAAAGTCCAGAAGTCATGGTACTACGTTTTGCACGTGTGGTATTTGGTGTAAACTCAAGTCCTTTCATTCTAAATGCCACAATCAGACACCATTTGAACACATGTTTGACAGTGGACAGTGCACTTGCAAGAGAGCTGTTGAAGTCTTTATATGTTGATGACTATGTGTCTGGAAATGGTGACGTGGATAGTGCGTTCAAATTGGCTAAGAAGATAAAGCTCTGTCTTAAGTCAGGAGGCTTCAATATAAGAAAGTGGAGTAGCAATTCAGAAAGTCTTCTGAAATCACTGGAACAAGATGAAGCTTTCAGTGATGACTTTGAAAAGAGCAATGGACCTAGagtagaagaagaaaaagacgaAAGCATCTCTAAATCAGTTTTCAAGCAAAGTACAGAAAAGGAGCAAAAGGTTTTGGGAATGCTTTGGAACCCAACCCAAGATAAACTGATTTATGATCTGAACAAGACATTGAGAGATGTAGATGCCCAACCAGCAACAAGAAGATTGATTCTAAGTACAGCTACAAGGTTTTTTGACCCCTTGGGGTTGATAGCTCCGGTCATTCTTCCATTCAAGATGATGTTTCAGAAACTTTGCAAGGCTGGAAAAGACTGGGACGAGTTGGTCGATGCTGAACTCAATCACCAGTAG
- the LOC138020175 gene encoding uncharacterized protein, with the protein MRVEYEARVESDNPADIASRGIKSTELKESSLWLHGPDFLSKTSEQWPVQPTVAQAREDLSELKSFKPAVSSLVTTCVEGKEEEASLDNLINLENFSSLTKLLRVTLLVVLFIEKLKRTRSREGTEEDFTKLYRQAEMLWIRHVQQEIPESDKYPQMKSSLGLYRDE; encoded by the exons ATGAGAGTAGAGTATGAGGCGAGGGTGGAAT CAGACAATCCAGCTGATATAGCGTCCAGAGGAATCAAGTCTACTGAGTTGAAAGAAAGCAGCCTGTGGTTACATGGACCCGACTTCCTGTCTAAGACTAGTGAGCAGTGGCCAGTTCAACCGACAGTTGCACAAGCCAGAGAAGATTTAAGCGAACTGAAATCCTTTAAACCAGCTGTTTCCAGCTTAGTCACCACGTGCGTTGAAGGGAAGGAAGAAGAAGCGAGTCTAGATAACTTAATCAATCTTGAGAACTTTAGTTCTTTAACCAAGCTTCTAAGAGTGACTCTGTTGGTTGTGTTGTTTATTGAGAAATTGAAGAGGACGAGGTCCCGAGAAGGAACGGAAGAAGATTTTACGAAATTATACAGACAAGCAGAGATGTTGTGGATTAGGCACGTTCAGCAAGAGATCCCAGAAAGCGACAAGTATCCACAGATGAAGTCATCATTAGGACTTTATCGAGACGAATAA